One part of the Thiomicrospira cyclica ALM1 genome encodes these proteins:
- the moaC gene encoding cyclic pyranopterin monophosphate synthase MoaC codes for MNELTHLDERGQARMVDVSDKAQTERIARAQARIVMQPETLAMIVAGKHKKGDVLATARIAGIMAAKRTPDLIPMCHPLLLTSVKVELTPNQQDSAIDIMATCKLVGQTGVEMEALTAASVAALTLYDMCKAVDKGMVIDQLQLLEKIGGKSGHWQR; via the coding sequence ATGAACGAATTAACCCATTTAGATGAGCGTGGCCAAGCCAGAATGGTGGATGTTAGTGATAAAGCGCAAACCGAACGGATTGCACGGGCACAAGCCCGGATTGTGATGCAACCGGAAACGCTTGCGATGATTGTGGCGGGCAAGCATAAAAAAGGGGATGTGCTGGCGACGGCGCGTATCGCCGGGATTATGGCGGCCAAGCGCACGCCAGACCTCATTCCGATGTGTCACCCGCTGCTACTCACCTCGGTTAAGGTCGAACTAACTCCCAATCAGCAGGACAGTGCCATCGACATTATGGCTACTTGTAAACTGGTGGGGCAAACTGGGGTTGAAATGGAGGCTTTAACCGCTGCGAGTGTCGCGGCTCTAACGCTTTATGATATGTGCAAAGCGGTTGATAAAGGCATGGTGATAGATCAACTGCAATTGCTAGAAAAGATTGGCGGTAAAAGCGGGCATTGGCAGCGTTAA
- a CDS encoding YgaP family membrane protein, producing the protein MQINVGGIDRMLRIGGGALLIVLAATGVIGIIGYIGIVPLLTGIFRFCPAYLPFGLNSCKTK; encoded by the coding sequence ATGCAAATAAATGTGGGTGGTATTGATCGTATGTTACGAATTGGCGGCGGCGCATTATTAATTGTACTGGCCGCTACCGGCGTGATTGGCATCATCGGTTATATTGGCATTGTGCCGTTATTAACCGGGATATTCCGCTTTTGTCCTGCGTATTTACCGTTTGGATTAAATAGCTGTAAGACTAAATAG